The proteins below come from a single Vitis vinifera cultivar Pinot Noir 40024 chromosome 9, ASM3070453v1 genomic window:
- the LOC100255306 gene encoding receptor-like protein EIX1 — translation MEKISILGFILAILYFITTELACNGHTHIDNNVQYEQKALIDFKSGLKDPNNRLSSWKGSNYCYWQGISCKNGTGFVISIDLHNPYPRENVYENWSSMNLSGEISPSLIKLKSLKYLDLSFNSFKAMPIPQFFGSLENLIYLNLSSAGFSGSIPSNLRNLSSLQYLDLSSEYLDDIDSEYLYDIDFEYFNNLFVENIEWMTDLVSLKYLGMNYVNLSLVGSRWVEVANKLPSLTELHLGGCSLSGSFPSPSFVNLTSLAVIAINSNHFNSKFPEWLLNVSNLVSIDISYNQLHGRIPLGLGELPNLQYLDLSLNANLRGSISQLLRKSWKKIEVLNLAHNELHGSIPSSIGNFCNLKYLDLGGNYLNGSLPKIIKGLETCSSKSPLPNLRKLYLSYNQLMRKLPNWLGELKNLRALYLSSNKFEGPIPTSLWTLQHLEYLYLSRNELNGSLPVSIGQLSQLQGLFVGSNHMSGSLSEQHFLKLSNVEYLRMGSNSFHLNVSPNWVPPFQVKYLFLDSCHLGPSFPAWLQSQKNLEYLDLSNDNISSPIPDWFWNISLNLQRLNLSHNQLQGQLPNSLNFYGESNIDFSSNLFEGPIPFSIKGVYLLDLSHNKFSGPIPLSKGESMLDLRYLLLSDNQITGAIPSNIG, via the exons ATGgagaaaatttcaattcttggtTTCATTTTAGCTATTCTCTATTTCATAACAACAGAACTTGCATGTAATGGTCATACCCATATCGACAACAATGTTCAATATGAACAAAAGGCTCTTATCGACTTCAAAAGTGGTCTCAAAGATCCCAACAATCGGCTTTCATCATGGAAAGGAAGCAATTATTGCTATTGGCAAGGAATTAGTTGCAAAAATGGCACAGGATTTGTCATTTCAATTGATCTTCATAACCCTTATCCTCGTGAGAATGTATATGAGAACTGGAGCTCTATGAACTTGAGTGGAGAAATTAGTCCTTCATTGATAAAACTCAAGTCTTTGAAATATCTAGATTTGAGTTTCAACTCATTCAAAGCCATGCCAATTCCTCAATTCTTTGGGTCTCTGGAGAATTTAATATATCTAAACTTATCGAGTGCTGGGTTTAGTGGATcaattccttcaaatttaagGAATCTTTCTAGCTTGCAATATCTCGATCTTTCTTCTGAGTATCTTGATGATATTGATTCTGAGTATCTTTAcgatattgattttgaatattttaataatttatttgttgaaaatattgaatGGATGACTGACCTTGTTTCCTTGAAGTATCTTGGTATGAATTATGTTAACCTTTCATTGGTAGGAAGTCGGTGGGTTGAGGTGGCAAACAAGCTTCCAAGTTTAACGGAGTTGCATCTAGGTGGTTGTAGCCTTTCTGGCTCATTTCCATCTCCAAGCTTTGTTAATCTTACTTCACTTGCTGTTATAGCTATCAACTCGAACcacttcaattccaagtttcctGAATGGCTTTTAAATGTCAGCAACCTTGTATCCATTGATATAAGTTACAATCAATTACATGGGAGAATTCCACTTGGTCTTGGTGAGCTACCCAATTTGCAATACTTAGATCTATCTTTAAATGCCAATCTCAGGGGTAGTATCTCTCAACTATTGAGGAAGAGTTGGAAAAAGATAGAAGTTCTAAATTTGGCTCATAATGAATTACATG GTTCAATACCAAGCTCCATTGGAAACTTTTGCAACTTAAAATATCTGGATTTGGGGGGTAATTACTTGAATGGAAGTTTACCTAAGATTATCAAAGGACTTGAAACCTGCAGTTCTAAAAGTCCTTTGCCTAATTTGAGGAAGTTATATTTGTCTTACAATCAATTGATGAGAAAATTGCCGAACTGGTTGGGTGAGCTTAAAAATCTCAGGGCACTCTATTTATCCAGTAACAAATTTGAAGGTCCCATCCCTACTTCTTTATGGACATTGCAACACCTGGAGTATTTGTATCTTTCACGGAATGAGTTGAATGGAAGTCTCCCAGTTAGTATTGGACAACTTTCTCAACTGCAAGGCTTGTTTGTTGGTTCCAATCATATGAGTGGAAGTCTCTCTGAACAACATTTTTTGAAGCTGAGTAACGTGGAGTATCTACGGATGGGCTCCAATTCTTTCCATTTGAATGTCAGTCCCAATTGGGTTCCCCCTTTCCAAGtgaaatatctttttttggatTCATGCCACTTGGGTCCTTCATTTCCGGCTTGGCTGCAATCTCAAAAGAACCTCGAGTATCTTGATTTATCAAATGACAACATTTCAAGTCCCATTCCAGACTGGTTTTGGAATATTTCTTTGAATCTGCAACGGTTGAATCTTTCTCACAATCAGTTACAAGGTCAGCTaccaaattcattaaatttttatggTGAATCAAACATTGATTTCAGTTCCAACCTCTTTGAGGGACCTattcctttttcaatcaaagggGTCTATTTACTAGATCTCTCCCATAATAAATTTTCTGGCCCTATCCCACTGAGCAAAGGTGAATCCATGTTAGACTTGAGATACCTTCTTCTTTCCGATAATCAAATAACAGGGGCCATCCCATCAAACATAGGTTAA